The following coding sequences are from one Veillonella rodentium window:
- a CDS encoding serine hydrolase, producing the protein MGKLIVGKSLENRLDAYIREFAPAGNISYVVMQFNDGEEPILIAAKGEHTVHSGASMIKVLIMEYVFYLARIDQLNLNDAVSLSRTPRVEGGGALQELTGKHSFTYLELCRLMMVLSDNWATNLLIMTLGMENINARAEQLGLDDLELNRMMMDFEASSEGRENRLTAMSLARLYHHIFEHRDRDAYGHEMWNILGRQQFRDILPFYWGEDVCFHHKTGSLDCVEHDGGVLETFSGHFCFVLLMSGIGNVRAKELGARVGRSMKEFVEEALP; encoded by the coding sequence ATGGGAAAACTAATTGTTGGCAAGTCTTTGGAGAATCGGCTCGATGCGTACATCAGAGAATTTGCACCTGCCGGAAACATATCCTATGTAGTTATGCAATTTAATGATGGCGAGGAACCGATTCTCATCGCTGCTAAGGGAGAACATACGGTACATAGCGGTGCGAGTATGATTAAGGTACTCATTATGGAATACGTTTTTTATTTGGCTCGTATAGATCAACTGAATCTGAATGATGCGGTTTCTCTTTCGCGTACACCTCGAGTTGAAGGCGGCGGAGCATTACAGGAGCTGACAGGTAAACATAGTTTTACATATTTGGAATTATGTCGGCTGATGATGGTGCTCAGTGATAATTGGGCTACAAACCTTCTTATCATGACGCTCGGTATGGAGAATATCAACGCCCGTGCGGAACAGCTGGGGCTTGATGACTTGGAACTCAATCGCATGATGATGGACTTCGAGGCATCTTCAGAGGGCCGGGAGAATCGGCTAACCGCTATGTCCTTAGCACGCTTGTACCATCACATTTTTGAACATAGAGACCGTGATGCATACGGGCATGAAATGTGGAATATTTTGGGACGTCAACAATTTAGAGATATTCTGCCCTTTTATTGGGGCGAAGATGTATGCTTTCACCATAAAACGGGATCCCTTGATTGCGTAGAGCATGATGGAGGCGTACTGGAAACATTTAGCGGTCATTTTTGTTTTGTGCTGCTCATGAGCGGTATTGGAAATGTCCGTGCCAAAGAATTAGGTGCTCGAGTGGGGCGCAGTATGAAAGAATTTGTAGAGGAAGCATTGCCATGA
- a CDS encoding peptide ABC transporter substrate-binding protein has protein sequence MMDKRNLLKLMVLALGVSVILFVFGYPRGAQHIDEHTIRYVLEQEPSTLDPAKSNTSPEATVQLQLFDGLVRLNDESEPEPALAKSWEISEDGLEYTFHLRPDLKWSNGEPLTARDFEYAWKRALNPDVHADNAYMLYVLKNGEAYNNGDAEADDVGVKAVDDDTLVVTLENPTAYFLKLLASHGYYPVNKKAVEAHENWASEAETLVSNGPYRLLRWHHNGEMDFVKNPNYWDADSVKTENMNWPISESQSTRLTLVEGGEADMTVEPPVADQQRLEEAGLLHIGPMLGNYYYVFNVTAEPFTDPEVRKAFSMVINRADIVKNIVKGGKEAAYAFVPYGMLESNGRDDFREAGSYLVYEDVEQAKEILRNAGYGKNRPLPPITILYNTSELHKSIAEAIQAAWTEAFGADVRLQNQETKVFLADREAGKYQVARASWVADYSDPQNFLEVFSAEDNDGQYHSEEYNDLIARIRVTPNGPERDALMHEAEKMIFDESLVMPLYFTTQPYVTNGTIQDYFWTTLGLVDFKKAYK, from the coding sequence ATGATGGATAAACGCAATTTGTTAAAACTCATGGTTCTCGCTCTCGGTGTGAGTGTGATTCTATTTGTGTTTGGATACCCAAGAGGGGCTCAACATATAGATGAACATACAATCCGTTACGTTTTAGAGCAGGAACCGTCTACGCTAGACCCGGCGAAGTCGAACACATCTCCGGAGGCTACGGTACAATTACAATTATTTGATGGCCTTGTGCGCCTCAATGATGAAAGTGAGCCGGAACCGGCGCTTGCGAAAAGCTGGGAAATTTCCGAAGATGGTTTGGAATATACATTCCATTTACGACCTGATTTGAAGTGGTCAAACGGTGAGCCGTTGACCGCCCGCGATTTTGAATACGCATGGAAGCGCGCCTTAAATCCTGATGTTCATGCGGATAATGCATATATGTTATATGTGCTGAAAAACGGCGAAGCCTATAATAACGGTGATGCCGAGGCTGATGATGTAGGTGTTAAGGCTGTTGATGATGATACGCTTGTAGTTACACTGGAAAATCCGACGGCGTATTTCTTAAAATTGCTTGCATCTCACGGTTATTATCCGGTGAATAAAAAAGCGGTAGAGGCTCATGAAAACTGGGCATCCGAAGCGGAAACGCTGGTATCCAACGGACCGTATCGCCTGCTTCGTTGGCATCATAACGGAGAAATGGATTTTGTAAAGAATCCGAACTATTGGGATGCCGATTCCGTTAAGACCGAGAATATGAACTGGCCTATCAGCGAATCTCAAAGTACGAGGTTGACTCTTGTGGAAGGCGGCGAAGCCGATATGACCGTAGAACCGCCGGTGGCGGATCAACAGAGGCTGGAAGAGGCCGGGCTGTTACATATCGGGCCTATGTTAGGTAACTATTACTATGTGTTTAACGTGACCGCTGAACCGTTCACAGATCCTGAAGTGCGTAAAGCATTCTCCATGGTTATCAACCGGGCTGATATCGTTAAAAATATTGTCAAGGGCGGTAAAGAAGCCGCATATGCGTTTGTGCCGTACGGTATGCTTGAAAGCAACGGCCGCGACGATTTCCGCGAAGCCGGCAGCTATCTCGTGTATGAAGATGTGGAACAGGCAAAGGAAATTCTGAGAAATGCAGGCTATGGGAAAAATCGTCCATTGCCGCCGATTACGATATTGTACAACACCAGCGAGCTGCATAAATCTATTGCAGAAGCTATTCAAGCGGCCTGGACCGAAGCTTTCGGTGCAGATGTGCGTTTGCAGAACCAGGAAACAAAGGTATTCCTCGCTGATAGGGAGGCGGGTAAATACCAGGTGGCTCGTGCTTCCTGGGTAGCGGACTACAGTGACCCTCAAAACTTCCTGGAGGTGTTCTCCGCAGAGGATAATGACGGTCAATATCATAGCGAAGAATACAATGACCTTATCGCACGTATCCGTGTGACCCCTAATGGACCGGAGCGTGATGCGCTCATGCATGAAGCGGAAAAGATGATTTTTGATGAATCCCTTGTTATGCCGTTGTATTTTACAACTCAGCCATATGTAACGAACGGAACGATTCAAGATTATTTCTGGACCACATTAGGTCTTGTTGACTTTAAAAAAGCATACAAATAA
- a CDS encoding S66 peptidase family protein, whose protein sequence is MEWKYPKRLAPGMTIGCIAPASSSDESLEMIQQICRAKGYDIIFGESCRSKGLYGGSAEKQAEEFQWMMTDGPCDAVLALRGGYGTMRYLDKIDYDAVREYKKPFIGYSDCTALHMAINRYSRLVTYHGPMGVDFKPERHDDIDALFSAVEGKLQVIEPLPEPPRGAIGTELGDGILRGGNMTMLSMLCGTPYFFEDDSVEDTILFIEDIGEAPYKLDRMLQQWRLSGLLNRIKGLMVGTFTDCDGDEGEREYDIGYEALRYMEENRKSSLPDPFVCYVPTGHGTPHQTLPLGAHVHFRYISNTIVLSPYTS, encoded by the coding sequence ATGGAGTGGAAATATCCGAAACGGTTGGCACCGGGTATGACAATCGGTTGTATAGCACCCGCCAGCAGCAGCGATGAGTCATTAGAAATGATACAGCAGATATGTAGAGCGAAAGGGTATGATATTATATTCGGTGAATCCTGTCGCAGCAAGGGATTATATGGCGGATCGGCAGAGAAACAAGCCGAAGAATTTCAATGGATGATGACAGATGGCCCTTGTGATGCGGTCTTGGCATTGCGCGGAGGCTACGGCACGATGCGATATCTTGATAAAATTGATTACGATGCTGTTCGAGAGTATAAGAAGCCTTTTATCGGATATAGTGACTGTACAGCTCTTCATATGGCGATTAATCGATACAGTCGTCTCGTAACCTATCACGGTCCGATGGGTGTCGATTTTAAACCGGAAAGACATGATGACATTGATGCTCTTTTTTCAGCGGTGGAAGGTAAATTGCAGGTAATTGAACCGTTACCGGAGCCGCCCCGTGGTGCCATCGGAACCGAATTAGGTGACGGTATCTTGCGTGGCGGTAACATGACAATGTTATCCATGCTTTGCGGTACTCCGTATTTTTTTGAGGATGACAGTGTTGAGGATACGATTCTTTTCATCGAAGATATAGGGGAAGCGCCGTATAAATTAGATCGTATGTTGCAACAATGGCGTCTATCCGGATTGTTGAATCGCATCAAAGGTCTTATGGTCGGTACTTTCACGGATTGTGATGGCGATGAGGGCGAACGGGAGTATGATATAGGGTATGAAGCATTGCGATATATGGAGGAAAACCGCAAGTCGTCTTTGCCGGATCCCTTTGTTTGTTATGTTCCGACCGGACACGGTACACCTCATCAGACATTGCCGTTAGGGGCACATGTTCATTTCAGATATATTTCAAACACAATCGTGTTATCGCCGTATACATCCTAA